One stretch of Anolis carolinensis isolate JA03-04 chromosome 3, rAnoCar3.1.pri, whole genome shotgun sequence DNA includes these proteins:
- the acer3 gene encoding alkaline ceramidase 3 isoform X1 — MAPAGDRAGYWGPPTSTLDWCEENYVVSYYIAEFWNTVSNLIFILPPIYGAIQSYRDGLEKRYIIAYLCVTAVGLGSWCFHMTLKYEMQLLDELPMIYSCCMFVYCLYECFKYKTTTNYPLLFLLVAYSIGVTIVYLNWKQPVFHQVMYGTLVAVLVLRSVYIVLWVYPWLRGLGYTSLTVFLLGFFLWNVDNIFCDKLRGLRERLPPLVSVLTQFHAWWHILTGLGSYLHILFSLYSRTLYLKYRPKVKFLFGIWPVLLVESTKKQ, encoded by the exons ATGGCTCCCGCCGGCGACCGGGCCGGCTATTGGGGCCCCCCGACGTCCACCCTCGACTGGTGCGAAGAGAACTATGTTGTCTCTTACTACATCGCCGAGTTCT GGAACACCGTTAGCAACCTGATTTTCATTCTACCTCCAATCTATGGTGCAATTCAGAGTTATAGAGATGGCCTTGAAAAACGATACATCATTGCTTATTTGTGTGTCACAG CTGTGGGTTTGGGCTCCTGGTGCTTTCACATGACCCTAAAATATGAAATGCAG CTATTGGATGAACTGCCCATGATCTACAGTTGTTGCATGTTTGTCTACTGCCT ATATGAGTGCTTCAAGTACAAAACTACAACCAACTACCCCCTCTTGTTTCTACTAGTAGCCTACAGCATTGGCGTCACCATA GTATACCTGAATTGGAAACAGCCTGTGTTTCACCAG GTTATGTATGGAACATTAGTGGCTGTTCTAGTTCTACGTTCTGTGTATATAGTGTTGTG GGTCTACCCATGGCTCAGAGGACTGGGTTATACATCTCTGACTGTATTTTTGCTGGGCTTTTTCCTTTGGAATGTAGACAATATATTCTGCGATAAACTGAG aGGTTTACGTGAGCGGCTGCCTCCACTTGTGAGTGTCTTGACACAGTTTCATGCTTGGTGGCACATACTTACAGGCCTCGGCTCCTACCTTCATATCTTGTTCAG CTTATATTCAAGGACACTATACCTGAAGTACAGGCCAAAGGTCAAG TTTCTTTTTGGGATTTGGCCGGTTCTTCTAGTAGAATCGACTAAGAAGCAATGA
- the acer3 gene encoding alkaline ceramidase 3 isoform X2, giving the protein MAPAGDRAGYWGPPTSTLDWCEENYVVSYYIAEFWNTVSNLIFILPPIYGAIQSYRDGLEKRYIIAYLCVTAVGLGSWCFHMTLKYEMQLLDELPMIYSCCMFVYCLYECFKYKTTTNYPLLFLLVAYSIGVTIVYLNWKQPVFHQVMYGTLVAVLVLRSVYIVLWVYPWLRGLGYTSLTVFLLGFFLWNVDNIFCDKLRGLRERLPPLVSVLTQFHAWWHILTGLGSYLHILFSLYSRTLYLKYRPKVKKKTKATFYIKPVMSI; this is encoded by the exons ATGGCTCCCGCCGGCGACCGGGCCGGCTATTGGGGCCCCCCGACGTCCACCCTCGACTGGTGCGAAGAGAACTATGTTGTCTCTTACTACATCGCCGAGTTCT GGAACACCGTTAGCAACCTGATTTTCATTCTACCTCCAATCTATGGTGCAATTCAGAGTTATAGAGATGGCCTTGAAAAACGATACATCATTGCTTATTTGTGTGTCACAG CTGTGGGTTTGGGCTCCTGGTGCTTTCACATGACCCTAAAATATGAAATGCAG CTATTGGATGAACTGCCCATGATCTACAGTTGTTGCATGTTTGTCTACTGCCT ATATGAGTGCTTCAAGTACAAAACTACAACCAACTACCCCCTCTTGTTTCTACTAGTAGCCTACAGCATTGGCGTCACCATA GTATACCTGAATTGGAAACAGCCTGTGTTTCACCAG GTTATGTATGGAACATTAGTGGCTGTTCTAGTTCTACGTTCTGTGTATATAGTGTTGTG GGTCTACCCATGGCTCAGAGGACTGGGTTATACATCTCTGACTGTATTTTTGCTGGGCTTTTTCCTTTGGAATGTAGACAATATATTCTGCGATAAACTGAG aGGTTTACGTGAGCGGCTGCCTCCACTTGTGAGTGTCTTGACACAGTTTCATGCTTGGTGGCACATACTTACAGGCCTCGGCTCCTACCTTCATATCTTGTTCAG CTTATATTCAAGGACACTATACCTGAAGTACAGGCCAAAGGTCAAG AAAAAAACAAAAGCTACGTTTTACATAAAACCTGTAATGTCAATATAA